The segment gaaaagttatgtaacaaacagcgggacttaatatctcaacattctcagcaatggagagccatcaaatgcttccttgacagtgggactgtcttttcttttttgggcggaaaccctagcaacaatagtgagttatgtgttgaaacatggactgtaaccaagataaagcataaacaaagtgaaacttatcacttacaagggtggggactgggggggcgggagggggcgggaggtataatggggtggttggtgatggaatatgggcacgggtgaagggaagggtgtttgagtattgtataactgacataatcctgagaactatgtaaccctccacatgttgattcaataaaatttaaattaaaaaaaaaacatgggtcAACTATGTGTAAGGAAGTGCATTCCATGCATATATCTCACCAGCCCTATATTCTAATGTAAGGATAGGAATATATATGATTCTTACAATAATCTTTCCAGAGGTATATTGTTGGAGTTGGTCAAGGCCACTCATATAAAGGAATCAAACAAAGAATTTATTACAACCTTTGAAAGGATTAATATACCACAAGTAGCTCAACAGAAGACTCAAACTAGCAACAATTCAATTTATTCAGAGGGCCACAGAACAGAGTAGACCACAGACCAGAAAGTGCAGCTTCTCCATCGCCCAAGAGCTTGCTAGGGATGTAGAGACCATGGACCCACCAGCATTCGCTGAGCTAGTTTCTGTATTAGAAACACAATCCCAGATGATACAAATGCACATGGCAAGTAGATAAGTGCTGGTATAAAACAGACAGAAAATAGACAGTCTCCCAGACTCAATCGACACATGGGTGGGATCAAAAACTCTCAATTGTGTGTGCTCAGCTGCCCCCgtttccccccacacacctcgCAGACATTATCCATTATCACAAATAGACATGCTTGGATTCTAACAAGGTCCTTTGGAAATAGAGAATCTCCATTCTGTCCAGAAAAGGAGCCCACAGGGAAATCTATACTTAGTGGCCATAGTAACTGGAAGGCAGCGTGCCCAGCGAGGAGACAGCAGCAGCTGTAAATAGCGCCTCTGCTCAGTCCCTCAGCTCCTTTACCTGAGTCGGTCACGGCAACGTGCTTGATGCTCTCCAGTCCTGAGTGTGGTGGGGGGACCAACGCCTCTCTCCTGCCTGCTATCTTCTCTGGGCTTCAGACTCCACCATCAGCGACCCATCAAGGGAATTGTGGGAGACCATTCAAAGGTCTGACTCTCCACACAGGTGTGTCTGCATGTCATGGGGATGGTGCAAGTGATGTTCTGTGGGAGATAAAGGCAAGAAGGTTTACCTGAGGTCGCTTTAGAGTCTGCCATCCCGGAACAGGCACGAGAGATCACTGTTTGTGTTGGCGCCATTGTTAATTAATTGATACTTTATTATGATGGCCAAAAATGAGTTCATAAGCAATAAGCAAGGATCAATCATTTTACTAGAAGAAAAATTAGAAGCAATGCAAGTTTAGTGTCCTGAAGTCAAAGTACAACCAAAGATTAAAGATCTTTGCAATTAATAGGAGTGGGTAAATAGTGAATTTGCTGCCAAGGGTTAACCAATGAAGATATCTTTTTGTTAGTTTCTTCAgataaggctttttttttctttttggttcacacccagcaatgcacaggggttactcctggatctgcactcaggaatcattcctggcggtactcgggggaccgtataggatgctgggaatcaaacccaggtcggccgcgtgcaagacaaatgccctacctgctgtgctatcactccagccccaagataagaCATATTTGTATACATTTGCTTATAGACAAAAGAGACTTGGACCAAGGAATGATcgaaaatattattttgcaacAACAGTAAGACAGTGATAGAGTGTTGAGAAGAGCTATGACAACATACTTTCTAATTGTTTCATTTCCTGTGTGTCTAGATACATCTGTGGGTGATTGGTATTGCTTTGTATGTGAATTGTCTGTTGGAGTCCTTTGCTTTAGGATGGGAAGGTCAGCAGTGGATTTGTTCCTGTTTTTCATTGTATTcattaaaattctagaattaaaacatgtcagagagagagagagagagagagagagagagagagagagaatgattacACTGATTGGCAGGATAAAAAGAGACATCATAGAAAACtaatgcccaggggctggagtgatagtacagcgggtagggcggtttgccttgcatgagacccacccaggtttgattcccagtatcccatatggtcccctgagcactgccaggagtaattcttgagtgcagcaaaacaaaaaaaaagaaaagaaaggaaaagaaaagaaaaagaaaactaatgcccaaagcaaaaaaaaaaaaaggcaggagaACTTGGTTCTTTCTAGAAAGCCACAGTGGGAAGGGACTACTCAGATAATAATGGGGTAAGTGGCCAATTTGTATAAGAACAGGGTGAAATGAGGTAAATTGATATGCATGATATGTTTTCTGGGACAATGTTGCGAACTGTCTTTGCAGCACAGTATTGCAAAATAGTATTgccttaaaggaaaaaataaaataaggtggagagaacaatggtgaagggattggtgttggaaccttgtagcctgaatctcaatcatgaaaaatttaGTAATTTGGTcattcatggtgattcgatacttttttttaattcaaacatATAACCATTACCATGTTACCCCTCCCCCAAAGGTAAAAGTGCCATTCCtaatatattgaaattattttcttgatttcaaaGACCAATAAAAGTCATTTACACAAGCCCAATAATGTCTTTAATAAAAATGGTATTGTGGTATATATTTACAAAAGGTATAAAACtgttgtttgaaaaaaaatgctcttgtagaggccagagcaggtagggtatttgtcatgcacgtggccgaccagggttcaatcccctgcatcccatatggtccctcaagcaccaccaggagtaactcctgagtgtagagtcaggagtaactcctgagcattgctgggtgtgacccaaaagaaaaaagaaggaaaaatgctcTTGTAATGCATCATCAgctcaatgagaaaaataaatagaaagcaaaCCTGTTTGTCTGGAAAATAATCATCTTGTTTTGCTCAGTTCTATAGTTCCCTCCACCACATGGACCCACGAAACCTGACAGGAACCATACAATTTCTTCTTCTGCGATTTTCAGAGGAAGCAGCCTTGGAGCCCTTTCTATTCGGgctcttcctgtccatgtacctgatcaccgtgctggggaacctgctcctcatcctggccgtcagctcagacccccacctccacacacccatgtacttcttcctgtccaacctgtccttcgtggacatctgcttcacctctAACACCATCCCCAAGATGCTGGTGAACATCCAGACTCACAGCAAGGCCATCAGCTATGACGGGTGCCTCACCCAGATgtatttttccatctttcttgGTGGGCTGGACAACTCTCTCCTGAcggtgatggcctatgaccgctatgtggccatctgccaccccctgcactatatggtcatcatgaacccccggcTATGTGTGCTATTGGTGCTGGCGTGCTGGGGGGTCAGTGCCCTGCATTCCTTAATGCATAGTCTCATGGTGTTGCGTCTGTCCTTCTGTGCTGATGTGGAAATCCCTCATTTTCTCTGTGAACTCAATGAGGTGGTCCACCTGGCTTGTTCTGACACCTTCCTTAATGATGTGGTAATCTACTCTTCAGCCGGAGTTCTGGGGGGCGGCCCCCTTACTGGGATCCTTTACTCCTACTCTAAGATTGTCTCCTCCATACGCAGAATCTCCTCAGCTCAGGGCAAGTATAAAGCGTTTTCCACTTGTGTGTCTCACCTCTCCGTGGTCTGTTTGTTCTACGGTACAGGACTCTGTGTGTACCTGAGCTCTGCTAGCACCCAGAAATCACAATCCATTGCAGTGTCCTCTGTGATGTACATGGTGGTCGCCCCCATGCTGAatcccttcatctacagcctcaggaACAAAGACATCAAGGGCGCTCTGAGAAGCCTCACtggaaaaaatacaatgaaagcaAAATCATCTGAGGTCTGAGGAACTTCCAACTAGATCAGGATCTTAATCTTAAGATACAGTCATTgtgatattttttattagaatGTGGTAGGGAATTGTACTTTTACTTCTTGCTATcgtgtctaatttttttttaattttcttacctaatatgttgatgggctggagcaatagcacagagggtagggcatttgccttgcactcgccaaCCAGCACTCATTTCATCCGCCCCTctcagcaagctacggagagtatctcacccgcacggcagagcctggcaagctacccatggcgtatttcatatgccaaaaacagtaactacaagtctcataatggagacattactagtgcccactcgagcaaatcgatgagcaatgggatgacggtgatgatgatgacagtgaataTGTTGAGATACTTTACtcatctctcttctgtctctgttatgaaagtcttttttgtttattctattcTGTCCAGTGGATTTCCAATTTTggatctaaaatattaaaaaattgtcatttacTCCGTGGTCTAAattaatttctaagaaaaaattttctgaaaatacctaaagcctggcaagctacccgtggcgtattcaatatgccaaaaacagtaactacaagtctcacaatggagatattactggtgcccactcgagcaaatcgatgaacaatggaacgacagtgctacagtgctacagtgctacctaaatGATACCAAGTCAATTTGGAAAGGTTAATAAAGCTGAAGACATAAAGcgtaatactatttttaaaagatcattttgACAGCCATGGAGTTTTTATATATTTGGCTAGCACTgtctttagcactgtcatcccattattcatcgaaatgctggagcaggcaccaataacatcttcatagtgagacttgttgttactgtttttggcatatcaaatacgtcacagggagcttgccaggctctgccctgtgggcggaatactctctgcagcttgccaagctctccgagagggatggaggaatcgaacccgggttggccacttgtaaagcaaacgccctacccactgtgccatcgatCCAAACCAATATATTTCTGGTAATGTGAAAAAAATACGAGTTTTTGTCTTTATCAGTTGCATCTAAAGACTTAATCATGACTATTGACGCCATCGGGGCGAGAAAGTCACCTATGATAATATGTTTCTGCCAATATTTCCCTTGAAAACTATTATTTGTTTGTATATATTTAGTGCAATGATATTTAATGCTATAGATTAATGATTTCTGTTATTGATAGATTGGTTCCTTATGCAACTGCTGtctgtagtttatttttaatgttgtttaATGTTTCTATGAAGACACAAGTTttcctaaattaaaattaaagggactggagcgatatcacagcaggtagggcctttgctttgcacatggcagacctgggtttgattcccagcatcccatatggtcctccgagcactgccaacagaaatttctgagtacagagccaggagtaacctctatgcatcgtcaggtgtgacccaaaaagcaaataaataaataataaaattaagtaacaaTTCTTAACTTCTGATATAAGTATGAAATTCATCATTACAAGAAATTTGTCATGACAAGAAATGAGGTTCCCAGATTTTTCATCAAAATAACAGACCTTAGCTTGTTATACAGGAGACCGGCCATTCTCGAGAGGTTAGGGGAGTTATTTTTCATCACATGCCAATACTGTGACGATGCACTGGACTTAGTCGAGATGCAACTCCAACAACTGGAATTTTAAGAGACTGTAACTCATAATTGGGGTAAAGTTTGGTGAGATTAGTGATTCGCTGAGGCATCATAATTATTTGATATAGCTGGTTTCTAACTAGATTGTAATTTATTGTTATATACCTTCAAAGacgttttcttccatttttttggcATAACTTATGCTCCATAACAAGTTATATTAAAATCAAatggtcaaggggctggagcaatagcacaagtgtgtaaggcgtttgccttgcacgcggctgacccggattcgattcccagcatcccatatggtcaccaagcaccgccaggggtaattcctgagtgcagagccaagaatgacccctgagcatcaccaggtatgacccaaagagcaaaaaaaaaaaatcaaatggtcaAGTAGGAACCTAAGTTactaagtgcttgctttgcacatggccaactcaggttctatcccccacaccccatgtggtccccagtgAGGAAAATGAGCACAGCTCTCTCACTCACCTAGGAACATCACATGTGATGAaaagtgtgttggggggaggtccCTTGGTACAACAcatttggtggccaagagccaGCCCCCTGGCCGCCCTGCCAGAGGAACAAAAAGATAGGCACCACTACTGATGGATGGTCAATAGACTTTTACTCCAGAATTGAATAGTGTTGTTAGAGAGAATCTGAGGGGTCAGAGTACAGAACTGCACGTAGGTGTGACTGATCATTTACGGAGCTAAAGAATTTTGACTGAGATActtcctttgggctggagcgatagcacagcaggtggggcgtttgttttgcacgcggccaacacgggtttgattcctctaaccctctcagagagcccagcaagctactgagagtatcccgcccacacagagagagcctggcaagctccccatggcgtatttgatatgccaaaaacagtaacaacaagtctcacaatggagacattactggtgcccactcaagcaaatgaatgaacaacaggatgacagtgctacagtgctaattcctttgggggtgggggggatatctAGAGGCTATTCTCAGTAAttcatctatattgcttttttctttctcttgctactGGCACGTACTAATCATGTTTAGATCTCTTATTAATATATGCAGCTATtaggataaacacagtaagaagtATAGATtgcaaaacttagttctctgggctctgggatcTAAGGGTAAAAGCCAACTGGACTTTTACTGTAAATGCCAAACAATATACTCAGATAGGTTTCACTTGTCCTACCCCACGGGCTCCTGTCTTTAAGGTCATTACAGCTTGTATCAAGACAGTGATTTGTGATTTCAAAAATGACCTATATCAAAGTGAGGGTAACTTTgctgcttaccctgggtccatccagagaTCCTTCAGTGAGACTCAGCTTTGGGGAGGGtaggggggtgttaggaactatagcgACTGAAGTAATGATATGAAGTAATGATGACAGATGGCCAGTAGTAGATCCATTTCtgggtcaattaactcccaaatattaggagcatagcattaatggtctttctgtgtttgagcAAAAAACATTGTTGTATAGTAAAATATGTAATGGAaatggggaagagagaaaagcaagtaattcactacaaatacaacaTTCAAAGtcaccagaaggtttgactttataagGAACCAAGCCTAACTTGGGGAATTTAGTAGctaacagaaagagagaggtaaagcacaaaggaaaagttaaagataaattcaGGGAATTAGGAGGGCTCATTAGGAGGGAATTAGGACGGCTCACAAAGTGTTAACACCATGTAGATGAATTCAAGGACCACCCTTTGTCTGTTGCACACAGTTTATTTAACAATATGATACAAGAAATGAGTTGGTACTTTACCATTCTATACAGTGATTGAATCTCcttgaattttcttatttatagtaATTATAGCGCTTGCATGATTTACACTAGAATTGCTTTTCCTCATTTCAAGTTtcatatggaaagaaaaaaagaatgcctcTTCTCTATTAAAATCAGCATGGTCTAAGAGGGgggtttggtgggggaggggggcaattCACTAATGAAGCCTAAAAAACTCGGGTTCAAGATCCAATAATCCACTGAGCtcaccaagagtaagtcctgagggcagagccaggattaatccctgagcactggcaggtgtggcccccaaaccaaataataataataataataataataataataataataataatgaaataaaataaagtggccGACAATTTTACAACTTTTTGATAATGTGGTTATATGGTTGGATATAGGCAGATTGCGAGTGATTCTTAGTCATCTCTGTTCTGTGAGTTAACTTTTCTTTCTAGACAGCATTCacagaatttataaataattttcacggtcacaaataattttgaaagttttctctttttaaatgttcATCTCATACTCTTaccaaattaatttctttttaattttttcattaaatggCTGTAAGACAAACAGTTacaaatgattgcactcattcatgggataaataaaacacagtatgagactattaccccTGGATGATATAAATGAGGGCCAGAAGGACAAGctcatggtaggaagcttgtcacgagtggcaggaagggagagagggccgttaggaaagaaaagggaccactatgacaatgacagttggaaatgattactctggacaagagttGAGTGCCATATTAGTTTAATCCATTTCTTTACTCTTTCCTTGTGGACACTGGAGTtcgtgtatttcttttttattgttttttttaaggagggggtactcccagtgatgctcaaggtttataaagtccagtctctgcactcaggaatcactcctagctagATTCGGGGGGCCTTATGAGGTTTCAGGGATTGAGTCTGGGAAGGTTGA is part of the Sorex araneus isolate mSorAra2 chromosome 2, mSorAra2.pri, whole genome shotgun sequence genome and harbors:
- the LOC101536869 gene encoding olfactory receptor 7A10-like → MDPRNLTGTIQFLLLRFSEEAALEPFLFGLFLSMYLITVLGNLLLILAVSSDPHLHTPMYFFLSNLSFVDICFTSNTIPKMLVNIQTHSKAISYDGCLTQMYFSIFLGGLDNSLLTVMAYDRYVAICHPLHYMVIMNPRLCVLLVLACWGVSALHSLMHSLMVLRLSFCADVEIPHFLCELNEVVHLACSDTFLNDVVIYSSAGVLGGGPLTGILYSYSKIVSSIRRISSAQGKYKAFSTCVSHLSVVCLFYGTGLCVYLSSASTQKSQSIAVSSVMYMVVAPMLNPFIYSLRNKDIKGALRSLTGKNTMKAKSSEV